The following coding sequences are from one Halobaculum sp. XH14 window:
- a CDS encoding polysaccharide deacetylase family protein has protein sequence MGERAGVPEGHSFSLCLTHDVDRPYKTYQSLYYAVTERDPYHLRTLLPDVNPYWQFEEVMALEEELGVRSAFYFLNEQDLLRDRPPREWLSPKSWQLYAGRYSLEDPDIVDVIRKLDDRGWEVGLHGSYESYTDRDRLGREKAALERVLGHEVRGGRQHYLNLEVPETWERQADVGLAYDASLGSSTTYGFENGYGVRRPFDDEFVVFPLTIMENALPDPEHELAAAWAGCERVLEEAAENGAVMTVLWHPNKFNDREYPNQRLLYRRLIEYARELGAWIGPPGERYEALADTDAVQSA, from the coding sequence CACGACGTCGACCGGCCGTACAAGACGTACCAGTCGCTGTACTACGCGGTGACCGAACGCGACCCCTACCACCTTCGGACGCTGCTCCCGGACGTCAACCCGTACTGGCAGTTCGAGGAGGTGATGGCCCTGGAGGAGGAACTGGGCGTCAGGTCGGCGTTCTACTTCCTGAACGAGCAGGACCTCCTGCGCGACAGGCCGCCCCGCGAGTGGCTCAGCCCGAAGAGCTGGCAGCTCTACGCCGGCCGCTACTCGCTCGAGGACCCCGACATCGTGGACGTGATCCGGAAACTGGACGACCGCGGGTGGGAGGTCGGGCTCCACGGCTCCTACGAGTCCTACACGGACCGCGACCGCCTCGGACGCGAGAAGGCGGCGCTCGAACGCGTCCTCGGCCACGAGGTCCGCGGCGGGAGACAGCACTACCTCAACCTGGAGGTGCCCGAGACGTGGGAGCGACAGGCCGACGTCGGCCTGGCGTACGACGCCTCGCTCGGGTCGAGTACGACGTACGGGTTCGAGAACGGCTACGGCGTTCGACGGCCGTTCGACGACGAGTTCGTGGTGTTCCCGCTGACGATCATGGAGAACGCGCTGCCGGACCCGGAACACGAGCTCGCGGCGGCGTGGGCGGGCTGTGAGCGGGTGCTCGAGGAGGCCGCCGAGAACGGCGCGGTGATGACCGTGCTGTGGCACCCGAACAAGTTCAACGACCGCGAGTACCCGAACCAGCGGCTGCTCTACCGGCGGCTGATCGAGTACGCGAGGGAGCTCGGCGCGTGGATCGGCCCGCCCGGAGAGCGCTACGAGGCGCTGGCCGACACGGACGCCGTCCAGTCCGCGTAA